The DNA segment ACACActccttctttttatttttacagctcttCCTTTGTCTCTTGGAAGCATGCTTGTCACCCAGGGGCTAGTCTCAAAAGGTAAACATAAAAAATACCTGATAGTCCTAAGTTATGAAGTTGAGACTCTAGAATTACCACTGAGATGCAAATTTCCCTAAAGCCTGCTGGTTTTCATGATCAATATTCCTCTTATGACAATCATTATTATAGTGATTTGGTCATTATATTTGCATTGTCACAGTCACTCTTGAAAGAACATGAACTGAAAAGAGAactcacaaattaaaaaactggTGAGTAAAACCTTTCCTGGAGCTGCCAGTACAACACAGCATCATACAACTTGAGCAAGACCTAAGATTTGGGTATTGTAGCTCTAACTGTTGgtttatttgaaaaatgctgTCAGTGTTTTTGCAGTGACCACATATCAACATGAATACAGCTTTGGTGCAAAGGGACAAGGAATACTGCCAAAGTGAGGAGACAGAGTGCTTTTTATAGAGATGGTTTCTGATCTGTAGCCACTAAAGAGAATTGTATTCCATTTATGTAGTGGATGAAACTGGTTCTACACACTGCACTTTCAATTTCTCTTCTGGGGCCCTTGACTAATAATAAGGTTGAGGTTAGCATTCTGGGTAAAGAGTGAAGTACATCCATGCTGAAGACCACTAAGATGGGTGTATCTCACAGGAGCAAATAAGACAGTCCTTCAGCCTCCCTCAGCAGATGATTACAGCAAGGGCACAAAAAATCACAGGGCCTGAAGCAAGAAGCAGGGAAAGATCTATGAGAGATGGGTGGTAGGAGACAGCAAATGGAGGAGGTGAAAATGGCTCAGCCTTTTCTCACTGTGTGGCTGCAAGCTCCTTTTTTGTCCAACCACTATTACCATGTTTCCTCCTCATAGCATTCTGTTACTTTAACTAAGATgatcaggaaaaggaaagcagaaagccTAAAAGATGTGCTATACCACAAGAGGCTGATACGGGTTCCCTGTTGCATCACTGACACGTGAACTTGTAGGTGGAtggatgggcagggatggagaataGGAGAGTGTATGAGGGAAAACCAAGATTTACACCTTTGAAAAGGGGTGAGCAGTGATGGAAAGGGCACTGGGGCTGACTGAGTAGCTCGTATGCCACCATCTGGCAGGAAGTACTCTTCTCAGTTTCTCTCCATTGTACTTGGATGTTTCTGATCATCTGTGAAATAACAAGTGCCCATATTAGATAATCATTACCGTGTGTCAGCAACTGGGAGGGGGAGGGCTGCTTAGAAGGCAGCAGCAATTTTGTCTCTCATTCACCTGAAAGACccaatttaaaaatgtgtagatgCCAGAGGGTGAAGGCCCTTGCACTTAGCATGGGCTGACTCCTGCTCTGTCTGAACACTCTCTGGTGACTGCAGACAGCACACTGGCCCTGGGAGCAGATGGAGCTTCTGAGCCTCATTAGTGCTGTCTGACTGGATGTGGCAAACTGTGTTCCCTTCCCTTTGCCATGGCAATCTTGCTGTGTGGAGCCCTCCTCCACAGCATGGCACTCACTCCTCTGCCCCACACACACTCGCAGGAGCACAATGGTTCCACCTCTTGTTGCTAACTGGAGGGATTTCTGTAAGAAAAGCtcatcttctgcttttcatgttCAGCACACAGTATTTTCCTCACAAAGGCCAAACACATGATCTCTCCTCTCCGAAAGAGGAGCTTGGGTGTCTGTGGTGCAGTTTAACACAGGTTTAATCAACAGCCACAGAAAACTTGGGCCTGCTTCtcacagcacagggagctggacCCTGAGTAAGAGATTTCAGTTTGCTGTTGTATTTGCAAGGCTGGGTTGTGCTGAAACATAAGCCACCATCTCcctctgctgcagtgctgcaggtgTCACCAGTGTCACCAATGTCATTTTGTGTTGATTTACACTTCAAACTCCGGCCTGCAGTGAATCCTGAGAGTTCCATCCTGAGAGTTCcaggcttttttcctcctgtgacTCAAGGACCAAGACACACGCACTAAGAACTAGTGGAATGGAAACTGCCCTGATGTTTCTAAGTCTGAGTTGGTGGACTTAGAACATTTTTGTACAGTCTTCACcttcagaaatgcaaaagcttgaaggaaaaatactgtatttgaaTTTGAGTGCTGGtgcatttgttttctgactgtttccttttattttaggCATTTTCTCAGCAAGCCCAAGATTTGGTGCATTACCTAAGATGGCAAGTAAGTTGTAACCAattctaaaaggaaaagaagaattattTACAGGCAATCTGCATATCTTACATGCATCTCTCTGAATCTCTTttcaaccttttctttttttttttgaatttatGAGATGCTACCAGAGTGCTTTAGGACATCAGAGTTCTGCTGTGCTTAAATGTCTGCAATAAGGttcttttaatgtaaatattttcagtactAGCTTATATTTACTTAATATATCCTCTCAAACTGGTGCAAACTCCAGTCTCACCTTTGTTTTGTAAATAGTTTAAATCTCATTGATGCTATGCTTAGCTGATCACACAGCTTATGGTATCAGGGGGCCatcataatatatatatatgtaataacATGTTCCTTTTTATATGTTCATTTGATTTATCTTAACTGTTGAGTTCATGTCCAAGGCGACAAAGAATACAAACACAAGGCACAGAAACCGTACCTTTAAAAGTTGACTTTTAAATGGCAAGAAGTTAAGTGGATTCCCTCTTCAGCAGAAGTTCAACAGAAAATTCAGGATGttgaagtaatattttaattctcaCTCTGTAAGGAGTGAAAGGACCATTACAGTAATCCTTATCAGTACAGTAATCAGTACATTACAGTACTGTAATGCCTGTATAACTTCACGAGTGTTTGTGATGTGTTTTGAGAAGCCCTGCTTGCTGCACACAATTCATTGCATGAGTAAAATGGAGCCAGTTGTTATCTTTCTTTGTAGTTGCTGGTGGCCTTGGCTTTGCCATTGGAAAGATGTCGTACATAGGAGAGTGCCaaaaaaagtttgagaaaaTTGGTGTTGCCCCATTTGGTCCACAACAAAAAAGGTTTGtgcttatttaaaataattaatccTAGATCAAAATAGTATTTacagtagtaataataatatgcTGCAGAACTATGAATTTAAATTTTGTGATCAGGTTGTGATTTGGCTATGCATGTCAGTATTAGAAACTACTGAATATTcttcagaaaatgcaaattaaacTCAGTGTAATGCCTGTTATTAAGGAAtacattatttaaatgaaattataatgCTTTTAAGTGTGGTGAAACAACAGCTACTATTCTCTTTTCATCTAGTACTGTGGCTCTAAGTATCTCACTATCTTCTACCATACCAGCCAGTCTGTACCATTCATCCAGCCAAATaacactgcagattttttttacactattCTCATATTTTAACAACAGTTTCAATCCTCCTCTGTGGTTTTGTCCAGTATCTTACTGTCATGCCAAACTATGAAGAGCACAAACTGCAAGGTTGGTTTTTTCCACCTTGCAACTCTAACCATAGCTCAATGGGTGGCTCCTGTTGCCTGTCTCTTCCATGTTTTAGTCATTGTTTCTGAACTCCATATAAAGTACTCTTTCCCATCAAATCACACTCTGACTTTCTTCCAAGCTCCTTCTTAAGCTGCCAGTACTTCTTTGCATCCCCAGTATGATTTCTCATTCACACACAATATGCATTTTCAAAAATCCTACCCACAAAATTGTTCTCTGTCTTTCCACATCTTTCCAGTGTGGGCTTTTATGCCTATGAAAGTGCCTGATTGATAACAGACAGCTTCTTCATTGTTCTTATGTCTCTCCACTCCCATTCTTccccacaaaacaaagccattaCTTTCCTCACATGGTGCTACACAAAGTGGCCATTTGTTATTCTTTTGTAGTACAGGCTTTGCTCCCAACTCTGTTTGCTCATTATTGATAGGTACAATGGCAAGGACTGTATTTTCCTGCTTAGAAAATCCTATTGTATTTGGTAATTGCTGGAAATGCTAGTTCTGAAGAATAATAAATGGGATTTTGTTGGCTGAGACGCTTAGATGTCAACTTTTGAAGTCTATGTCTCATAAAGTAGTTAAACAAAATGGAGAGCATAGGCAAGTGATTGCTTCTTCAATAACATTTAGCAGCATGCTATGTAATTGTATTAGAAGAAATACAGCAAAGTTATTGAATCCCTTATCTATTTTCAATACTGTAGGCATTGTCATCATACTTGCAAAGAATGTGAAACAAAATTGGGACCAAATCAGAAAGAAGGTTCAATTCCCTCAGCATCTTAGTCCCAGGTAGGCAAccttgaaatttaaaataaactctcGTATAATTTTCCATGTTGAGTGGTATTCTTGTTTGAAACCTTTGAACAATGTGGTGAAAATAATGGATTTtaataatgaattaaaatatgaGCATTATTCAAGGAAATTTTCCCTGTCTATGGTTTgtaattaaatttctttcttcatttttaccTTGCATACCTTTCATGCTAATTTAAAATCCCCCATTCCTGAGGAATTTCTGCTTTAGCTGTAGCAGAGTATTGTATAGTCACCTAATTAGAATAGATTTGCATTGACTGCTTgtatgaaaacaaatataaCTCCTTTCAGTTTCTAACAtttttgcttaagaaaaaagaattctggACAATCttgataatttaaaatgcattaaatattGAGAATCTAAAAGCAGACACAGTTGGAGTGGGTTTGTTTCgggatttttttggtggtaTTGGCAGGTATTTCATCTAGGGCTGTGATTTGGCCAGAGCCCTGGTGAGGTCAGGGTAAGAGTGGTGCTGGAGCAACTCCAGTCTGAGACAGAGGAGGTGGCCCCTGTGATGTTTTCAccctggaaagggaaaagtcCCTTTGTGAAAAAGGAAACTTTAGAGGGTGGAGGGCAGGGGAGTGTTTAAAAAGACTTTTACTTGTTGTCTTTGAATATCAGGCCAGCAGCTGGgctttttgaaagcattttcacACATTCTGCTTGTGGTAAGCTGTGGCCTGAGCTTCTGGCAGGCAGGAGAATGTGTGAACGTGTTTGCAAATAGCTTGGCTGCCTGCAAGAGAGGCGAGCAGAGAGCCTGTGAAATCCTGCCAGGTGAGTTTGCTGCAGCTCTAATTGTAGCTTGGAACAAAAGCCTAATGCAGAAAATATTGGATTGAGTCTCTTTGGCATATATCATGTTGGAGTTTAGACAAGCATCCTGATAATGGTCCCTTTCATGCTCTGAAGTGCACTGGTGCAGACAATCTATAAGGACTATCCTAGCAGAAGCTGTTTACTTACCCAGAAGAGAGATCTTGATGTTTCTACTATGCATGTGGCAGGAGGGATTGTCCTGCAAGAAGCCCTGAGGACAAATTCCTGGTTTTAATcaactttgctgctgcttgagCATTTTATATGAAGAGCTGCAAGTGCTCAGCCACTAGCAAAAAATGCACTTTGGCTTAGGCTCACCTAAGTAAGGTTGCTGCCAAAACAGGCAAAGCTTCTCTTGTGCCAGCTGTAGAGATCATGAAGCACTGTGGCCCTCCAGAGCAGCTTGCTGCTCCGGCTGGGTATCAGACCcacaaggaaaagggaaaaagaagaaatcaaaccTTCCTGAGCAGTAGTTTGTTAGTGGCAGAGTAAAGGAGGGAGCAAGCCAGGCTTAGGTTATTGTAAATGAAGGACAGCCTCCATCCATTAGCAGCTGAGAGCTCCATTAAGCCCTTGCATTACAGTGCTGATTAAGtgctttttaagattttaataaaagtttGCTTATGTTGGGCAGTATCCTCACCCATCTCAATTAAGGACCCCAGGGCATGTTTAATTGAGGCCcctcttgtttgttttcctcctggAATTTCTGCTGTGGAACCTGCTCCCTGTTCCAGCTCACATGTTCATCAAAGAGCTTGATTGCTGCACTTTTTACCACACGTTGAggtcttgtttgttttttaaaaaggcaagaaaGCTTAGTCAGAAGCATAGTCTGAAAGCAAATGTAAAACAAGTGTAattctttcaaattttaatttctggaaggaaaaagccaTTATATTTGGGCCAGTATGATATTTTGATCTTGCCAGAAATCAGTTTTGATGGAAAAGTTTTAGAAACttagtaaaataaatactgtaagCATCGTGTTGTTTTCCATATTGTTAAACAGTGATTATAACAATAACCTCATAACCtcttttatgttttaataaatattcttaATTTATCATTCTAAATATCATATGTTCTAAATATCATTATTATCATTCTAAATATCATATGCTAGTTAGAGCATATCAGAGCTCTAAAAAGATATAGAGACCCTACTGAGCTCATCTCATCACTCATTTATATACTCATCACATTTATATACTAAATGTACATTACAAGCTCTGGCAAAGCCTAAGGGGACCACCCAGATAAAATGATACCCATGTTGGCAATTTCAGAGGTAGTTTCTTTTATCCTCAGTGACTTTGCAGAGTTCTCAGGAAAATCACCAAGAAGATCCATATTTCACATCAAAAGCAAGGTGCCACTCTGCTAAATAACAGGTCCTTTCATTCTATTTACAGATACAGtgaagaagataaaaatcaTATGGATCAGCTTCTTTCAAGGCTTCCTGCTGCAGAGATTAAATAATGTCTTTGATTTGATGTAAATCATCTTAATTGAAGTAGTTGCATAATGTTACATAGTTCTGTTCACAGTAAATACcagtttctttggtttttcttcttctctctcttagcatgttttggtttgtttttgtcCCTTCAGTGCAATTTAGATGTTAgtgctgaaaaattaaatttctctgtTGCACTTAGATGCTGGCAATGCTTTGCATAGCAAGCAAACTGGCACATACTAGAATGTTTATGTCAAAAGGAAAGAGTGCAAGATGTTTAAATAGTTTTGCAGAAGGGCTAGACTAAGTAGCCTCcctggtgcttttttttcctttaagattTCCTACTTTTCCAAATTGGTGTTTGTTCTGAATTCTTGAGTTACTAAGAACTCTTGTCTCAACAAGGGCTTTAATTTTACACTCTTTACCATTGTACAGACTTTCCACAGCTCTTTGTCAGCAGTCTTGAGTCAAGGGCACACAGCTGTgccacagcagagctgatgctTGGTGTACAGGCAGGTGAGCCTTGGGGAGCCTTcatcaggggctgcagggagagggttATGCAACCACAGAGAAGTCAACCTCCTCTGtgaaaataatgtaattatCACAGGAGTCCCGTGATAGGCAGCAAAACTGGTATGGTGACATGTCAGCTACTCACCCTCCATCTGACATCTACTGTCAAGATAACAGCAGCAAACTGCACCATGACATCCATGTGATGCAGAGGAGATTGATGCATGTGACAGAGGACCTTTCATGTCAGACTCTCAGAGGGTGTTTTGTGGTCAGTCTTAACTCTTGGGTTTACACCTTAGCTACTTAACTTTGCTTTAAGTGTAGTTTTGTTCAGGCTTCCTATTTCCTGTAATAAATGTACTGTTATATAAAAAATGTCTCCTTCTTTATCTAAATATGTTTCTATACTTTGCAAGAGGCAATACTCTGATTAGCTGATTGTGTTGATCTAAGTTAATGAGTTACTATAATACTGTTATGAGAAAAGGTGTGTTTGTGAATTTAAGATGTATTGGCACTAAATTTGTGcaaatcaaaggaaaaatgagCACAGCTTATGAACAAACTATCCCTTAGGAGgtctttaaaagcatttttctctacTTGTGGCCAAATAATTATTTAAGCCTGTCAGGTGTCAGGCTCTACATAATACTCCTTGATTTGAGAAATAACAGGGGGGTATGTTTTAGCAAGCttgttatttaattttgtaaaatacagtttctcctgctttgctcagCCATCAACTCAGGCAAGTGTGCAGCTGGGCTTCAAGCAGTAATAACAAGGCAGTAATAATGATGCAATACTTAAATCTAACTTCAAAGTTTCAAGATAATGTAAAATTGAGGTAAACTGAGTCTTCCAAAAGCAGGAGGTATGAAAGGATAGGGAAGAGTCACAATATATTCTGTACAATATTACTAGTTTGATAAAGTTGGAGCCAACCAGCTTTGATTGTGCTGTGACTTACAGGTGTGTTGAAATTTTCCCAGTGGCTGGATGGCTGTTCTGGATGTGGAATCAAACCAAATGGTGGATTTCTTAGTGTTGGATGGTTTACTGGACCTAATTAAACTTGTAAGCATCTTAAGATTTGACAAAGAAACATGACAAAGTGCCTTGTAGTTCCCAGGAGTTTTGTAAGAAGGCAGGTGTTGGTGCTAGTAGTAGTTATGCTGCATGATGCAGAAAGGGACATTTAAATGCCTACTGATTATTCTACATTATTACTTTATGCAAAAGGGAGACAGAAAGTGCTGGACAAAACCTCATGTGCTGTCAGAGCCAGGTCCTTGTGGTGTTGCTACTTGGGAAGTTAAGCTCCTGATGATTGAGTGCTTTTAGAACAGTAAGTCAGAACAGCTGTTGTGTAGTAATGCACAATTTAATGAGCTAACCTGTGGTGACCATTACTATAATGCATTCCACACATGTCAGTTAaagaatttggttttaattgaaGCAGTAGTTCAATACACTGAATGTACTGATGTAGGATGagctactgaaaaaaagggTAAGATCTGAGGTACTCAGTTGCTTCCATAATCTTTATTTCAGTCTGGAATAAGAGGGGAAGAGATCTCCAGGaggaaaaatacttgaaatgcTTGACCTTACAAAGAAGCAAGCATTGTTCATATACtgctaaaacttttttttttttttttttttagtattttctaaTAATAGGATATGCACTCCCTTTTGGCAGGAAGATGTTaaaaaagtgctaaaaaaatccagtgaaCACACATAGCTTCCTAATAATCATTTTTATCTGGAAAGTGGAGGTTACTTCATCCAGAGATGAGGGAGTTTAACTGTGCTTAGGCACATCACAGCTTAGTTGAAGCCCACATACTTGCTAAAATCAAGAAACAAATACATCCTTCAGCTATAATGCATGCAAAGGGAGTAGCTTTTATATAAGCCTCAATCCACTTCATGAACTTATGAATAGAAGCAGGGTCAGAGTAGAAGAGAAAAGCTATAATGACAACAGAGTGTAGAGTGAAGCATCTTCATGTGCAGGAAGCACAAGATTTAAGATTCCTGAGAAGACACgcctttaaataattttagttACAATATAGTGCTTTTCTGTGCTGATAAAGGG comes from the Heliangelus exortis chromosome 4, bHelExo1.hap1, whole genome shotgun sequence genome and includes:
- the LOC139796036 gene encoding OCIA domain-containing protein 2-like, encoding MSSETTQEESQMFPPKQSRWPMFYCPISQHPSATEIARIREECKKESFWYRALPLSLGSMLVTQGLVSKGIFSASPRFGALPKMAIAGGLGFAIGKMSYIGECQKKFEKIGVAPFGPQQKRHCHHTCKECETKLGPNQKEGSIPSAS